ATGGTTGATGATAAAGAATTAATTGACTTAGTTGAAGTTGAAACAAGAGAGCTTTTAACTAAGTATGGATTTAAAGGTAGTGAAATTCCGTTTGTAAAAGGCTCAGCCTTAAATGCAATGGAAGCACTTGTAAAAAATCCAACTATCAAAAGAGGTGAAAATAAAGATGTTGATTGTGTTCATGAACTCATGGATGTTATTGATAAAAGCATCCCAACTCCTGTAAGAGAGACTGATAAACCATTCTTAATGGCAGTAGAAGATGTATTTTCTATTACTGGTCGTGGAACAGTTGCTACTGGTCGTGTTGAAAGAGGTAAGTTAAAAGCACAAGAAGAAGTTGAAATAGTAGGAATAAAAGAAACTACAAAAACCATAGCAACTGGACTTGAAATGTTTAGAAAAACATTAGATGAAATTCAAGCAGGAGATAATGCTGGTGTACTTTTACGAGGGATTGAAAAAGATGGTGTAGAACGTGGTCAAGTTCTTGCAAAACCAGGTTCAATTAAGCCTCACACTAAGTTTAATGCTGAGGTTTATGTTCTTACAAAAGAAGAAGGCGGAAGACATACGCCATTTTTCCCAGGTTACAGGCCACAATTTTATGTAAGGACTACAGACGTTACTGGCTCAGTTAAACTCCCAGCTGGTGTTGAAATGGTAATGCCAGGTGACAACATTGCAATGGAAGTAGAACTTATTCAACCAGTTGCAATTGAAGAAGGAATGAGATTTGCAATCCGCGAAGGTGGTAGAACAGTAGGTGCAGGAGTAGTAAGTAAAATCCTTGCCTAATAACTTGTAAATGACAAAAAAAACACTAGAACAACCATTAAAAAATCGTATTCGTATCCGCTTAAAGGGATATGATCATAGAGCTCTTGATGCTTCTTGTGATCAAATTGTAGATTCAGCTGTTAGGACAGGAGCTGCAATAACTGGCCCAATTTATTTGCCAACTGACAGGCACATTTATTGTGTAAATAGATCTCCGCACGTAGATAAAAAATCAAGAGAGCATTTTGAAATAAGAATTCATAAGAGGCTTATAGACATTGAAAACCCTACAAATGAAACTACAGATGCTCTGACAAGATTAGATTTACCTGCAGGGGTAGATATTGAGTTAAAACTATGACAAGGCCTATAAGGACAAGACTAGAAATATTAGCTAAAAAACTTGGAATGACTCAGTACTTTAGCAAGGATGGAGATGCTGTACCTGTTACTGTAGTAGAGCTTTCTGAAAATATTATTACTGAAATAAAAACATCATCTAAAAATGGTTACAGTGCTATCCAAATCGGAGCAAATGTAAAAAAGGAAAAGCATTTAAACAAACCACTTTTAGGAAATTTAAAAAAGAAAAACTTACCAAATCTTAGTTTTTTAAAAGAAGTTAGAGTTGAGTCAAAAGACTTAGATACTTACAAGATTGGTGAAGCGATTGATCCTTTAAAAATATTAATTCCAAATGAATATGTTGATGTATCAGGAGTATCAATTGGTAAAGGCTTTCAAGGGATGGTAAAGCTTTACCAAAAAAGCCGTGGTGCTAAATCTCATGGTTCAAAATCTTACAGACAGCCAGGTTCAATTGGGGCACATACTTTCCCTGGAAGAGTTTTACCAGGCAAAAAAATGCCATCTAGAATGGGTAATGAAATTATCACAGTTAAAAAATTAAAAGTTATAGAAGTTGATAAAGAAAAAAATATTGCATTAATAAAAGGTGCACTTCCGGGTGCTGAAGGTACAATGCTTGTTATAAAACCATCGATTAAGAAGTGGAACTAGGATAGTTACAAGGTTGCAAGGTTACAAGGCTAGAACCTAGAAACCCTGAAACCTAGAAACCTTTTTAAATCCAAAGTGCCGTAATTATATAATCCAAAATTACAACGAGTGCAAAGTTTATTACAACAGAAAGCTTAGTTGAATTACCAACTTCTTTAGAACCACCAGAAGTTAGAATCCCACATGTATAACTTACTAAAGTTACTACAAAACCAAATATACATGCCTTTACTAAACAAAGAGAAATATCTTTCATATTTACTGAACTAAAAATTGATGTTAAATATAAACTTGAAGTAATATTAATTAAAAATTTGCAAAATATAAAATTAATCAATAATGCCATTGCTATACAAAGCACCATGATTAGGGGAAAACCAACAAGTCCAGCAATAACCATAGGCACAAGTAAATATTCACTGCTCTGAACTTTTACAATTTTCATTGCATCTAATTGTTCAGTAATTTTCATTGAACCAATTTGTGCTGTCATGCCAGAACAAAACTGAGTTACTAATGCAAGAGAACCTAATACAGGAACCCCTTCTCTAATAAGGGATAATGCAACTATTCCACCTAAATATATATTTAACCCTCTAAGAGAAAGTTCTGGTGCTACATGAATTGCATAAATTAGGGAACTAGCACTTACAGTAAGAGTTGCAATTGGTAAACATGTCCAAATAATTCTCTTCAAATATTCAAGCAGATTATTAATATAAAGATTCCCTGAAGGCAAGTCTCTGGAAATAACTTTAGCAGCTTCAATAAAGTTTTTTGCAAGAGTTGCTATAAAAATATTTGTTGGATTAATTTTTGAGAAAAGATTATCAATGTTTAACTTCATAACAATGGTTTTTTAGCAAAAGAGCTTGTTAATATGCTTCTTGTTTGATATCTATGAGTTTGTGCATAGGTAATAATCTGATTTCTTGTATCTATAGCAACCCCAACTAAAATTATTAATGATGTACTGCCTAAACCGCCTAAAGTACTAACTTGGCAAAGCTGCTCAACATGAATTGGTAGGACAGCAACTAAACCTATTGCTACTGCTCCAATAAAAATTAATCTGTTAATTATTAAATCAAGATACTCACTTGTTGCTTTGCCTGGTTTTACTCCTTGAATGGCTGAACCATTTTTCTTTAAGTTTTCAGCAATTTCCCTAGGGTTTAAAATTATTGAAGCATAAAAATAAGAAAATAACATGATTAGTAAAAAGTATATGAAAGAATGCTGCCAATGTCCACTTCTAAATAAATATTCAATTTGCAATGTCAGCCAGTTTCCAAGATCACTAAA
This window of the Candidatus Melainabacteria bacterium genome carries:
- the tuf gene encoding elongation factor Tu, which produces MSRQKFERTKPNVNIGTIGHVDHGKTTLTAAITMALAATGQAQPKKYDEIDSAPEEKARGITINTAHVEYETKARHYAHVDCPGHADYIKNMITGAAQMDGAILVISTADGPMPQTREHILLARQVGVPHIVVFLNKIDMVDDKELIDLVEVETRELLTKYGFKGSEIPFVKGSALNAMEALVKNPTIKRGENKDVDCVHELMDVIDKSIPTPVRETDKPFLMAVEDVFSITGRGTVATGRVERGKLKAQEEVEIVGIKETTKTIATGLEMFRKTLDEIQAGDNAGVLLRGIEKDGVERGQVLAKPGSIKPHTKFNAEVYVLTKEEGGRHTPFFPGYRPQFYVRTTDVTGSVKLPAGVEMVMPGDNIAMEVELIQPVAIEEGMRFAIREGGRTVGAGVVSKILA
- a CDS encoding ABC transporter permease, whose product is MKLNIDNLFSKINPTNIFIATLAKNFIEAAKVISRDLPSGNLYINNLLEYLKRIIWTCLPIATLTVSASSLIYAIHVAPELSLRGLNIYLGGIVALSLIREGVPVLGSLALVTQFCSGMTAQIGSMKITEQLDAMKIVKVQSSEYLLVPMVIAGLVGFPLIMVLCIAMALLINFIFCKFLINITSSLYLTSIFSSVNMKDISLCLVKACIFGFVVTLVSYTCGILTSGGSKEVGNSTKLSVVINFALVVILDYIITALWI
- the rpsJ gene encoding 30S ribosomal protein S10, coding for MTKKTLEQPLKNRIRIRLKGYDHRALDASCDQIVDSAVRTGAAITGPIYLPTDRHIYCVNRSPHVDKKSREHFEIRIHKRLIDIENPTNETTDALTRLDLPAGVDIELKL
- the rplC gene encoding 50S ribosomal protein L3 — protein: MTRPIRTRLEILAKKLGMTQYFSKDGDAVPVTVVELSENIITEIKTSSKNGYSAIQIGANVKKEKHLNKPLLGNLKKKNLPNLSFLKEVRVESKDLDTYKIGEAIDPLKILIPNEYVDVSGVSIGKGFQGMVKLYQKSRGAKSHGSKSYRQPGSIGAHTFPGRVLPGKKMPSRMGNEIITVKKLKVIEVDKEKNIALIKGALPGAEGTMLVIKPSIKKWN